TTTTCACAGCATTCCGTTGCCCAGAAAAACCTTGTTCTGGAGCAATCTTACCAGTGGGGCGTTGTTATGGTCGGTTCCTATTCTGGCAACCGGCGGGATCAGTTTTCTGATCAGAAGCTTTACGGAACTTCATCTTTATCTGGAGTCAGCAATGATCTGGCAGTGGATGGGCACCAGTTTGCTGATGAATGCGGTTATCTACTGTGTCTCCATTACGGTGGGCATGTTCTCCGGCGTCATTTTAGCCCAGGGGATCTTTACCTACATTCTTTTGCTGTTGCCAGCAGGTATGTTGGTATTGATCGCGTACAATCTGAACAGTCTGTTGCATGGCTTTAGTGGAGACTTTTTAATGCGGGAAGAATACCTGCTGTTTTCGCCGGTGATCCGTACCTTTGGATTGTATGCGGATATGCTTACCCGGTCAGAAGTACAAGGATACCTGGTGGCATGTATCATTCTGATTGCTCTTTCCAGAGTGTTGTACCAATACCGGAGAATGGAAAGATGCCGGCAAACCGTTGTATTTAACGGAATTAATATGATTTTTCTGATGGGAATTACTTTTTGCGTCATGTTGACAGGCGGATTATATATTCAATTAGCCAGTCGTCATAACGGAATCTGGGTTTTTGTGGCCTACCTTCTTTTTGCTCTGTTGGGACATTTTATTGCCTTAGCCGTTCTCAACAAAAGCTTTCGGGTCTTTAACCGAAAAAGTGCTAAAAGTTTTGGGATTTACTTGTTGGTGGTGGGAGCGATCCTAGGGGGAATTGTAACGGACATTACAGGTTATGAACAGCGTGTTCCGGATCCGGAGAAAGTGGAAGCCGCCTATTTTGACTGGGGTTTCTGGAGATATCATCATAAATGGGATGATTTGGATGAGGAAGGGATGGATTATCTTTACCGACAGCCAGAAAGCATTGAAAAAATCGTTGCCCTTCATGAAAGGATTGTGCAACAAAAAAAAGGAAGGTTTTTACGGCATCATTCTTATAACGGAGATCTTCGAGGCATATCCTTAGTGTATCATTTAGAAAATGGAAATCGTCAAATCCGAGAATATACGGTGCCTTACGAAGAGTATGAAAGCTATTTTCGACCTATTCGCGAACTAGCGGAAGATAAAATGATGGAATATCCGGTGCTGAGATTGAAGCCAGAAGACGTGTCTCATATTGAGTTCCGTTCCTCTGAACTGGATAAACGAAAAATCTTACAGCAGGAAGAAGCAAGGGAAGTGCTGGAGATTATTCAACAAGAAATTAAGGAAGCGGATTACGATGTTTTATATGGCGAAGGCAGTCATCGGCAGCAGGGTTCGCTTCGTGTCCGGCTGACTGATGGAAAAAGTAAGGCAATGGCTCCTTACTATGGCGGAGAAGTTTATGTGGTTCGTCATCCGGAGTTTGAAACCTTAGAAGCATGGCTGAAAGATCAGGGCTATTATGAAGATGTTACCGTAGTACCGGAGGATATTCATCAAGTATCGGTTCAGATGGTGCAAAATGAAGAAGAATGGGAATTGATGGATAGAAATGGTTTTATGGAAGTAGGGAATGGTATTACCACCAAAGAGAAGGAAGAGATTAAAGAAAGCTTAACCCGCTATGATCCTTTCTGGCGGCGGGATGATCATTTTCCGGTGTATGTGGTCGGTTTCTTTGACGAATTTGATAATCAACTATTTATGGGAACCTTTGAATCAGGAAACTTACCAGAATTTATTTACCTTCAATAAGAGGCGAAGAGGGCTAAAAAAATCCTGAAGATCAGGATTCAATCATGATCTTCAGGATTTCTACATCTGTTTCTTTCATTCCAATTTTGGCCATCCGGCAAACACTGCGGATGGTCTCTTCAATATCTTCCTTTAGAAGACCGTCACCAGCTTCGAAATACTGATCTTTCTCCGCTAAGCGGAAAGACAGGATAGCCGCATCCACAGAAGAAGCGATTTTAGCGGCACAGGAAGCTTTTGCACCATCGCAGACAATACCGGAGGTATTGGCCAAGGTGTTGGCAATGGACCTGGCAATGACAGGAAAAGATGCCTGATGTAAATAGGCGATAGCCGCCGTTGCACCACAGGAAGCACTGACAGCACCACAAAAAGCGGATAATTTGCCAATACCGGTTTTTATATGAATAGAAATCAGATTACTGAGTGCTAGGGCTCGATACAGCGTTTCTTCCGGTACTTCCAAGTATTCAGCAAAAACAATGACTGGTAAAGAGACGGTTAAGCCCTGATTTCCACTACCGGAATTAATAACCACTGGCTTGGAACATCCACTCATTCGGGCATCTGAACCGGAGGCGGCATAGGCTTTTGCTTTATTATCCACCGCATCTCCATAAAGTTCCAACAAAGTTTTACCCACATTGGCACCGTAAGGGTTGGCAAGACCATCTTCAGCAATGGCCCGGTTCATGGTGACCTGGTCCTCTAATACCGGCTTCAATTTTTCAGCGTCTACCTGGCGAATATAGTCATAGATTCCCTGAATGCTTAAAAAACTTCGATCTACCTGTCGGTTTTGAGCGGCATTGACATCAATCGGAGATTCCTGTTGAAGAATCTGCTGATTTTTAGTGATTTCAATAATACCGGTGTGACAGTCTTTTAAGGTAACACTGGCTTCTTCCTGCCCGGCACGAAGGAGAACTTTAATGTAGAGTCCTTCCACCCCTTCCGCCAGTTCCACCTGACATATCTTCTTTTCCAGCTTTTCTTTTGTTTCCTGAATATGCTCATCCGTAACCAAAGTCAATACTTCCAGTTTTCGTGACGCTTCTCCACCAACAGCTCCAAGAATAGCACTGGTTTCAATGCCTTTCATGCCTGGTGTCATAGGTACGGTGACGCCTTTTACATTTTTAATAACGTTTCCACTGCATTCAACAATCATAGACTCCGGCATCTGTCCTAACACTTCTCGAGCTTTGGCGGCAGCATAGGCAATAGCAATCGGCTCCGTACAGCCTAATGCCGGCACCAGTTCTTCTTCTAATACCTGAATATATAAATCCTTCAATGGAAAAACCTCCTTTTTTCGTTCATCTTCTATTCTTATATAATTTTTGTAAGCTGTCAACAAATATTACCGGAACTGGCGGGAACTCCTAGAAAAATTAGGTGCTTGATTGCCTATTTTGAATATGATATGATACTTTTGTAACAAGACAATTTCATAACATTTGATGGTGTCTGTTTGATTACGAGAACAGATGAAAAGGGAAGATGGGTGAAAAACCCGCGCGGTCCCGCCACTGTAATGCGGAGCCATTAGTCATATCCACTGTTGAAATACAACAATGGGAAGGAGACTGATGTGCGATGAAGCTGAGCCAGGAGACCTGCCATGAAATGCTCCATATTTC
This region of Tindallia magadiensis genomic DNA includes:
- a CDS encoding DUF6449 domain-containing protein translates to MKWIKSFLHKGVMATNLKRFVWVGGTYFILLMLLLPLRVLMTLPSVENYYFNDQIFTRMYAFQGEPFQMFLILTVPFVTAIVMFQYLQQKSPTDFFHSIPLPRKTLFWSNLTSGALLWSVPILATGGISFLIRSFTELHLYLESAMIWQWMGTSLLMNAVIYCVSITVGMFSGVILAQGIFTYILLLLPAGMLVLIAYNLNSLLHGFSGDFLMREEYLLFSPVIRTFGLYADMLTRSEVQGYLVACIILIALSRVLYQYRRMERCRQTVVFNGINMIFLMGITFCVMLTGGLYIQLASRHNGIWVFVAYLLFALLGHFIALAVLNKSFRVFNRKSAKSFGIYLLVVGAILGGIVTDITGYEQRVPDPEKVEAAYFDWGFWRYHHKWDDLDEEGMDYLYRQPESIEKIVALHERIVQQKKGRFLRHHSYNGDLRGISLVYHLENGNRQIREYTVPYEEYESYFRPIRELAEDKMMEYPVLRLKPEDVSHIEFRSSELDKRKILQQEEAREVLEIIQQEIKEADYDVLYGEGSHRQQGSLRVRLTDGKSKAMAPYYGGEVYVVRHPEFETLEAWLKDQGYYEDVTVVPEDIHQVSVQMVQNEEEWELMDRNGFMEVGNGITTKEKEEIKESLTRYDPFWRRDDHFPVYVVGFFDEFDNQLFMGTFESGNLPEFIYLQ
- a CDS encoding L-cysteine desulfidase family protein, which produces MKDLYIQVLEEELVPALGCTEPIAIAYAAAKAREVLGQMPESMIVECSGNVIKNVKGVTVPMTPGMKGIETSAILGAVGGEASRKLEVLTLVTDEHIQETKEKLEKKICQVELAEGVEGLYIKVLLRAGQEEASVTLKDCHTGIIEITKNQQILQQESPIDVNAAQNRQVDRSFLSIQGIYDYIRQVDAEKLKPVLEDQVTMNRAIAEDGLANPYGANVGKTLLELYGDAVDNKAKAYAASGSDARMSGCSKPVVINSGSGNQGLTVSLPVIVFAEYLEVPEETLYRALALSNLISIHIKTGIGKLSAFCGAVSASCGATAAIAYLHQASFPVIARSIANTLANTSGIVCDGAKASCAAKIASSVDAAILSFRLAEKDQYFEAGDGLLKEDIEETIRSVCRMAKIGMKETDVEILKIMIES